One Pecten maximus chromosome 16, xPecMax1.1, whole genome shotgun sequence DNA window includes the following coding sequences:
- the LOC117314547 gene encoding monocarboxylate transporter 9-like isoform X2, which yields MKGSTDRLDPLKSAQPPDGGWGWVVMCSVFMISFVADGVNLTFGVFFSEYLSFYGESKGKTQMLHSVSIGTMFGTGPLAAALVNKFGTRRVTISGSIIFGVGIFLSTFSPNLDIMILLYGIVGGFGFGLMYIPSIVIVGIYFDKRRALATGIAMCGSGIGCFAFAPIYEVLLTKYGWRGALLIMSAITLNGTVAASLFRPLGRSCQKSEQNESNTCNDGEQVTRITWNKCCTHVCAILTDVFDTSLLSRPVVVVSALSSFLFMLGISDTMTRILVGYISDKPWANSILINNVVLITGGVATIFVPFYGQFEVLAVYAIVTGATIGVFMTLRTIIMVELLGIQNLSRSYGLMSLSMGISSFAGSPIGGALSDWRGDYDIVFYAAGISMALSGVIGLSLQRIAKWENKRHVDISDYNEPKQETNIKLAYIKTNGYLGEKY from the exons ATGAAGGGATCTACAGACAGGTTGGATCCACTAAAGTCAGCTCAACCTCCAGACGGGGGATGGGGGTGGGTGGTGATGTGTTCAGTCTTTATGATAAGTTTTGTTGCTGACGGGGTCAATCTAACTTTTGGAGTATTCTTCTCGGAATATCTGTCCTTCTATGGAGAAAGCAAAGGAAAAACTCAAATGCTCCACTCTGTATCGATTGGAACCATGTTTGGCACAG GTCCTTTGGCAGCAGCCCTAGTGAACAAGTTTGGTACCCGAAGAGTTACCATTTCTGGATCGATAATATTCGGTGTCGGGATTTTTCTCTCCACCTTTTCTCCTAATCTCGACATAATGATCCTGCTGTATGGCATCGTCGGGG GATTTGGATTTGGGCTGATGTACATACCCTCCATAGTGATCGTGGGTATCTACTTCGACAAACGCCGGGCCCTAGCTACTGGGATCGCGATGTGTGGATCAGGGATAGGGTGTTTTGCCTTCGCTCCTATATACGAGGTATTGCTGACGAAATATGGATGGCGTGGTGCCTTGTTGATCATGTCAGCCATCACGCTCAATGGAACTGTCGCTGCCTCTTTATTCCGGCCGTTGGGCCGATCGTGTCAAAAGTCTGAACAAAATGAATCTAATACCTGTAATGACGGTGAACAGGTGACCAGGATCACGTGGAACAAATGCTGTACACATGTATGCGCTATTTTGACCGATGTATTTGACACGTCACTATTATCGCGACCCGTTGTCGTCGTGAGTGCGTTATCTAGTTTTCTTTTCATGTTAG GTATATCGGACACTATGACGCGAATCCTTGTTGGATACATATCCGACAAACCCTGGGCGAACAGCATCCTGATTAACAATGTCGTTCTCATTACTGGGGGCGTGGCTACGATATTTGTGCCATTCTATGGGCAGTTTGAAGTCTTGGCTGTCTATGCCATAGTTACCGGAGCGACCATAG GAGTATTCATGACCCTGAGGACGATCATCATGGTGGAGCTGCTGGGTATACAGAActtgtcaaggtcatatggtCTGATGTCTCTGAGCATGGGGATATCGTCCTTCGCTGGTTCTCCCATAGGAG GCGCCTTGTCCGATTGGAGAGGAGATTACGATATAGTTTTCTATGCAGCCGGTATCTCCATGGCACTATCCGGTGTTATTGGACTGTCCCTCCAACGAATCGCAAAATGGGAAAATAAAAGGCACGTTGACATCAGCGACTATAATGAGCCAAAACAAGAGACTAACATCAAATTAGCATACATCAAAACAAACGGCTACCTTGGTGAAAAATACTAG
- the LOC117314547 gene encoding monocarboxylate transporter 13-like isoform X1, producing the protein MKGSTDRLDPLKSAQPPDGGWGWVVMCSVFMISFVADGVNLTFGVFFSEYLSFYGESKGKTQMLHSVSIGTMFGTGPLAAALVNKFGTRRVTISGSIIFGVGIFLSTFSPNLDIMILLYGIVGGFGFGLMYIPSIVIVGIYFDKRRALATGIAMCGSGIGCFAFAPIYEVLLTKYGWRGALLIMSAITLNGTVAASLFRPLGRSCQKSEQNESNTCNDGEQVTRITWNKCCTHVCAILTDVFDTSLLSRPVVVVSALSSFLFMLGSFVPYNFLPALANDLHLSTFESSLLISIIGISDTMTRILVGYISDKPWANSILINNVVLITGGVATIFVPFYGQFEVLAVYAIVTGATIGVFMTLRTIIMVELLGIQNLSRSYGLMSLSMGISSFAGSPIGGALSDWRGDYDIVFYAAGISMALSGVIGLSLQRIAKWENKRHVDISDYNEPKQETNIKLAYIKTNGYLGEKY; encoded by the exons ATGAAGGGATCTACAGACAGGTTGGATCCACTAAAGTCAGCTCAACCTCCAGACGGGGGATGGGGGTGGGTGGTGATGTGTTCAGTCTTTATGATAAGTTTTGTTGCTGACGGGGTCAATCTAACTTTTGGAGTATTCTTCTCGGAATATCTGTCCTTCTATGGAGAAAGCAAAGGAAAAACTCAAATGCTCCACTCTGTATCGATTGGAACCATGTTTGGCACAG GTCCTTTGGCAGCAGCCCTAGTGAACAAGTTTGGTACCCGAAGAGTTACCATTTCTGGATCGATAATATTCGGTGTCGGGATTTTTCTCTCCACCTTTTCTCCTAATCTCGACATAATGATCCTGCTGTATGGCATCGTCGGGG GATTTGGATTTGGGCTGATGTACATACCCTCCATAGTGATCGTGGGTATCTACTTCGACAAACGCCGGGCCCTAGCTACTGGGATCGCGATGTGTGGATCAGGGATAGGGTGTTTTGCCTTCGCTCCTATATACGAGGTATTGCTGACGAAATATGGATGGCGTGGTGCCTTGTTGATCATGTCAGCCATCACGCTCAATGGAACTGTCGCTGCCTCTTTATTCCGGCCGTTGGGCCGATCGTGTCAAAAGTCTGAACAAAATGAATCTAATACCTGTAATGACGGTGAACAGGTGACCAGGATCACGTGGAACAAATGCTGTACACATGTATGCGCTATTTTGACCGATGTATTTGACACGTCACTATTATCGCGACCCGTTGTCGTCGTGAGTGCGTTATCTAGTTTTCTTTTCATGTTAG GATCATTCGTTCCATACAACTTTTTACCGGCGCTGGCTAATGATCTACACCTGTCAACATTTGAAAGCTCACTTCTGATATCAATTATAGGTATATCGGACACTATGACGCGAATCCTTGTTGGATACATATCCGACAAACCCTGGGCGAACAGCATCCTGATTAACAATGTCGTTCTCATTACTGGGGGCGTGGCTACGATATTTGTGCCATTCTATGGGCAGTTTGAAGTCTTGGCTGTCTATGCCATAGTTACCGGAGCGACCATAG GAGTATTCATGACCCTGAGGACGATCATCATGGTGGAGCTGCTGGGTATACAGAActtgtcaaggtcatatggtCTGATGTCTCTGAGCATGGGGATATCGTCCTTCGCTGGTTCTCCCATAGGAG GCGCCTTGTCCGATTGGAGAGGAGATTACGATATAGTTTTCTATGCAGCCGGTATCTCCATGGCACTATCCGGTGTTATTGGACTGTCCCTCCAACGAATCGCAAAATGGGAAAATAAAAGGCACGTTGACATCAGCGACTATAATGAGCCAAAACAAGAGACTAACATCAAATTAGCATACATCAAAACAAACGGCTACCTTGGTGAAAAATACTAG